From Hydra vulgaris chromosome 15, alternate assembly HydraT2T_AEP, one genomic window encodes:
- the LOC136091483 gene encoding uncharacterized protein LOC136091483, which yields MMGNASGCHLKVPLRFVKMSQPCRHQPLIGRYTLQGFYTLQICVYEVAQSHLEKAADTSNIETDTKEKKGTKQKRKTAMTFCESDEDIVVGDEELYGRYYFDSSNS from the exons ATGATGGGAAATGCTTCTGGCTGCCATTTAAAAGTTCCGCTGCGATTCGTAAAGATGTCACAACCTTGCAGGCATCAACCTCTGATTGGAAGATATACCTTGCAAGGATTCTATACACTACAG ATTTGTGTTTATGAAGTAGCTCAGTCACACTTAGAGAAAGCAGCAGATACTTCAAATATTGAAACTGACACCAAAGAGAAAAAAGGGACAaagcaaaa gAGAAAGACAGCAATGACATTTTGTGAAAGTGATGAAGATATTGTGGTTGGTGATGAAGAACTATACGGAAGATACTATTTTGATAGTTCAAATAGCTAA